GCTGATCGGCGTGGTCGAGTCCGTGATGGCGCGCCTGCGGCTCTTGCGCGTCCCGAGTCTCCTGGTCGGCGCGAGTCTCCTCGGCGCCTTCGGCGTGCTGCTCTTGGTGGGGTGAAGGGATGGGAGAGACTCTCGATCTCGTTCTCGTCGGCGTGCTCCTGCTGAACTTCCTGATGCTCGGCACGAGCCGGCTCCGAGCCGCGATCCAGTTCGCGGCCATGCAGGGGGTGCTGCTCGGCGCGGCGCTGTTCGTCGCGCACGGGCAGACCGGCGGACGCATCCTGCTCCTGTCCATCGTCACGGTGCTGCTGAAGGGGATCGCGATCCCGACGATCCTCCTCCGCGCGACACGCAACATCTCGGTTCGGCGCGAGATCGAGCCGTTCGTCGGCTTCACCGCGTCGCTCGTGCTCGGCGCGCTCGCGACCGGCCTGTCGCTGGTCTTCTCGCGCTCGCTGCCGCTGCTCGACGAGCACGTCGGTGAGCTCGTCGTCCCCGCCTCGTTCGCCACCGTGCTCACGGGGTTTCTCGTGCTCACCACGCGCCGCAAAGCGATCACCCAGGTGGTCGGCTATCTGACGCTCGAGAACGGCATCTTCGTGTTCGGACTGACTCTGGTGGAGGCGATCCCGTTCCTGGTCGAGATCGGCGTCCTCCTCGACCTCTTCGTCGCCGTCTTCGTGATGGGCAT
The Myxococcota bacterium DNA segment above includes these coding regions:
- a CDS encoding hydrogenase; this encodes MGETLDLVLVGVLLLNFLMLGTSRLRAAIQFAAMQGVLLGAALFVAHGQTGGRILLLSIVTVLLKGIAIPTILLRATRNISVRREIEPFVGFTASLVLGALATGLSLVFSRSLPLLDEHVGELVVPASFATVLTGFLVLTTRRKAITQVVGYLTLENGIFVFGLTLVEAIPFLVEIGVLLDLFVAVFVMGIIMDHIHREFSSLSTEHLTSLRE